One genomic window of Desulfobulbaceae bacterium includes the following:
- a CDS encoding acetolactate synthase large subunit: MKASDLLVKCLEEEGIEYVFGVPGEENADLMISLEQSKKIRFILTRHEQGAAFMAEAHGRLTGNPAVCLGTLGPGATNLITGVANANMDRAPMLVITGQGASHRRHKESHQVMDVVAMFRPVTKWNTTILHPDTIPEIVRKAVRLSRTEKAGACHIELPEDVAKMQTAEQPITPVRFRRPVPDDKIIDQAFDSIKNAKRPIILAGNGCFRKKAVPKLREFCAKSKIPVINTFMAKGCLDMDDEACLFTIGLQAKDVVTCALDSADVVITIGYDMVEYHPRLWNSDKNKHIIHIDFLPAEIDSCYHPEKEVIGDIAHALWMLCERVDKSGPLSFDRAQQNAVRLEMLREFALHKNDETAPLIRPQKVLWDVRQVMGPDDIVISDVGAHKMWIARHYQCHAPNTCLIPNGFCSMGFALPAAISATLICPDKKILAICGDAGFLMNVQEMETAKRINANFVAMVWEDHSYGLIQWKQDNEFGKHTDLSFDNPDWTLLAKSFGWNSHIIENSAELYLKLKTSFEEPGPTLVIIPIDYRENAKLSSRLGNIICPI; this comes from the coding sequence ATGAAAGCATCTGATTTGCTGGTTAAATGCCTTGAAGAAGAAGGAATTGAATATGTTTTTGGCGTTCCTGGTGAAGAAAACGCCGATCTCATGATCTCTCTGGAACAGTCTAAAAAAATTCGGTTTATTCTTACCCGACATGAACAGGGTGCAGCATTTATGGCCGAAGCCCATGGCCGGCTGACCGGAAACCCCGCTGTCTGCCTCGGCACCTTAGGCCCTGGCGCCACAAATCTGATCACCGGTGTGGCCAATGCCAACATGGACAGGGCGCCGATGCTGGTAATTACCGGGCAAGGGGCATCACACCGGCGCCATAAAGAGTCGCATCAAGTTATGGATGTGGTGGCCATGTTCAGGCCCGTCACCAAATGGAACACTACAATTCTGCATCCAGATACAATCCCGGAAATTGTCAGAAAGGCTGTCCGCCTGTCCCGAACAGAAAAAGCCGGTGCCTGCCATATAGAACTTCCTGAGGATGTGGCAAAAATGCAGACCGCCGAGCAGCCAATTACCCCGGTTCGCTTCCGACGCCCTGTTCCCGACGACAAAATTATCGATCAGGCCTTTGATAGTATCAAAAATGCAAAACGGCCAATTATTCTTGCCGGCAACGGTTGTTTTCGAAAAAAAGCCGTACCTAAACTTCGTGAGTTTTGCGCTAAATCAAAAATTCCAGTAATTAACACCTTTATGGCAAAGGGCTGCCTGGACATGGATGATGAAGCATGTCTGTTTACCATCGGCCTCCAGGCCAAGGACGTTGTAACCTGTGCCTTAGACTCGGCTGACGTAGTTATTACTATAGGGTATGACATGGTGGAGTACCATCCTCGCCTCTGGAATTCCGACAAAAACAAACATATTATTCATATCGATTTCCTGCCGGCTGAAATAGACTCATGCTACCATCCCGAAAAAGAGGTCATTGGCGATATTGCCCATGCCCTCTGGATGCTTTGCGAACGGGTTGATAAATCTGGCCCCCTCTCTTTTGACCGCGCCCAGCAAAATGCTGTGCGACTGGAGATGCTCAGGGAGTTCGCGCTGCACAAAAATGACGAAACAGCGCCCCTTATCCGCCCGCAAAAAGTTTTATGGGATGTACGCCAGGTGATGGGCCCAGATGACATTGTCATCTCCGATGTCGGGGCCCATAAGATGTGGATTGCCAGACATTATCAATGCCACGCCCCCAATACCTGCCTCATTCCTAACGGGTTTTGTTCCATGGGCTTTGCCCTGCCAGCCGCAATCTCTGCCACCCTGATCTGTCCTGACAAAAAAATCTTGGCCATCTGCGGCGATGCCGGTTTTCTAATGAATGTCCAGGAGATGGAGACGGCAAAACGGATTAACGCCAATTTTGTCGCCATGGTTTGGGAGGATCATTCGTACGGACTGATTCAATGGAAACAGGATAATGAGTTTGGCAAACATACAGACCTTTCCTTTGACAACCCGGACTGGACACTTCTGGCCAAATCATTCGGCTGGAACTCGCATATCATCGAAAACAGTGCAGAGTTGTACCTTAAACTCAAAACGTCTTTTGAGGAGCCCGGGCCCACGTTAGTTATTATCCCTATCGACTATCGAGAAAATGCGAAACTAAGCAGCCGGTTAGGTAACATCATTTGCCCTATTTAG